A genome region from Piliocolobus tephrosceles isolate RC106 chromosome 8, ASM277652v3, whole genome shotgun sequence includes the following:
- the LOC111555182 gene encoding LOW QUALITY PROTEIN: MAPK-interacting and spindle-stabilizing protein-like (The sequence of the model RefSeq protein was modified relative to this genomic sequence to represent the inferred CDS: inserted 1 base in 1 codon), which yields MYGEFSLADALPEHSPAKTFAVSNTKPGQPPQGWPGSSPWNNLSAPPSVPSGLPPSATPSTVPFGPAPTGMYPSMPPTGPPPGHPALFLPSGPSCPPPGGPYPTPTVPGPGSPGPYPTPNMPFPELSRPYGVPTDPAAAGPLGPWGSMSSGPWAPGMGGQYPTPNMPYPSVGPYPTPPPPQAPGPAPPVPQDTVPPGAWGPAAPYPAPTGSYPTXGLYPTPSDPFQVPSGPSGAPPMPGGPHSYH from the exons ATGTATGGTGAATTTTCGTTGGCAGATGCACTTCCTGAACACTCCCCTGCCAAAACCTTTGCTGTGAGCAATACAAAACCTGGCCAACCTCCTCAAGGCTGGCCAGGCTCCAGCCCTTGGAATAATCTGAGTGCTCCACCTTCGGTGCCATCTGGACTCCCACCAAGTGCAACACCCTCCACTGTGCCTTTTGGACCAGCACCAACAGGAATGTATCCTTCCATGCCTCCCACCGGACCACCTCCAGGACACCCAGCACTCTTTCTTCCTTCGGGACCATCATGTCCCCCACCCGGTGGTCCTTATCCAACCCCAACAGTGCCAGGCCCTGGCTCCCCAGGGCCATATCCTACACCAAATATGCCCTTTCCAGAGCTATCCAGACCATATGGTGTGCCCACAGATCCAGCTGCAGCTGGTCCTTTAGGTCCATGGGGATCCATGTCCTCTGGACCTTGGGCGCCAGGAATGGGAGGGCAGTATCCTACCCCTAATATGCCATATCCATCTGTAGGGCCATatcccactcctcctcctccccaagcCCCTGGGCCAGCACCACCTGTTCCACAGGACACCGTTCCACCAGGAGCCTGGGGACCAGCAGCACCATATCCTGCCCCTACAGGATCCTATCCCA CAGGACTCTATCCTACTCCCAGTGATCCTTTCCAAGTGCCTTCAGGACCTTCTGGTGCTCCACCGATGCCTGGTGGTCCCCACTCTTACCATTAA